GCTTAGCTGCGAGGCTAAATTTACCTACACCGACACCGACTTAACCGTAAGTTTTACCAATAACTCCATAGTAAACGAAGGCGAACTATTACTAACACTTTGGGATTTTGACGACGGCACTACCAGCATCCTCCCTAACCCCACACACACGTTTAAAAACGAGGGCAGTTTTAACGTTTGTTTAACTATTACCACCACAAAAGGCTGTAAACAACAGTCATGTTATAATATTACGGTAATAAATAGCGCTAACTGCGAGGCTAAATTTAATGCCGTAGCCGATAGCTTAACCCCCCTCGTGTTTTATTTTGACGATGCTTCTTCAGGAACAGCCGATACTTGGAGTTGGAGCTTTGGCGATGGAACTGTGGGTACAGGTGCAAACGTACAGCATGTTTACACCATGGCCGGCACTTATTATGTTTGCCTAACTATTGCCAATAGTATGGGTTGTAGCAGTTACACCTGCCAAACAATAACAGTTATTGATAATGAAAATATATGCTTGGCTAAATACACTTATAATGCCTCCGGAGACCTAACCGTTAAATTTACAGATGCCTCTAAAACCGATGGAATAGATGATATTATTACAAACTGGACTTGGACGTTTGGAGACGGCACAGCCAGCAACGAACAAAATCCGGAGCATGTTTTTACTGCCAATGGATTTTATGATGTTTGCTTAACCATTACTACCAAATCCGGATGCACCAATACCATTTGCAACACCATTAATCTTAGCAATACCGGCTCGCTTTGTGGTATAATTACTGCCGCCGATCTTATTTTTGACTTTGATGCGACTGTTTATTTAATATACCACGACCCAATTGAGGAAACCTTAATAGCCATAGACAGCACCTTTATTGATAACGACAGCCTAAATATGGGCAAATTTTGCTTTGAAAACATTACCCCCGGATTTTACCTAATTAAAGCAGGGCTTAACCCCGCTTCAAAAGATTACGACAACTACCTCCCAACTTATTACGCATCGGTAGCAAACTGGAGCGAAGCCACACCCATTGAAGTAAAAAAAGGAGAAACCCAAAATATTACATTTAATTTAATTCCCGGAGAAAACCCCGGCGGCCCTGCCTTTATTGGTGGCTATATTGCCGACGGCGCGGGCAAACAAACTGGTGGCAACCCATCCTCTAATATTAGTGTTATTTTACTTAACGAGAACCAAACACCCATAGCCCAAACCCTTACAAATGCTATTGGTAATTACCAGTTCGAAAATTTACCCTATGGCAACTATTATATAACCACCGATGTACTAAACAAAACATCAGACAAACAAGCAATTAGCCTTAGCGCCGACACCCCTAACCCCCAAAACATAGACTTTGAAGTAAATAACAACCACGTAAATGCTACCAACACCACCGCTATTGATGAATTGCTCATTGAAACATGGATTGATTGCTTCTATGGCAACCCTAATCCGGTTATTAATCTTTTATCGGTGTATGTTTGTGCAAATGAATCATTTTCGGCCACCATACAATTTTTTAGTGCAGACTCAGGAACGGCCATTTATAATTTGAATGTAAATATCGTTCCGGGACTTAATATTTTTAATATTAATGCCGGATGGCTGCCTGCCGGTGCTTATATTTGTAAATTGTCGCCAAGCGGCTATGGTTTTGTCTTTGTTAAATTGTAAAACACTAAAAAAAGGTAAAAGCATGGTGTTTGTGCAAACAAAGCATTTGCGAAATATACATAATGAATAAATACACTGTCATTTTTAATGCCGTAGCAGTGCTTTTTATTGCTGCTATGGTTTATTGTTTGTTTGTGGGATGTAATAGGCAAGGTATTGCCTTGCAAAAACTTAACTTATACACACTAAACGGAGAACTCGTAAATTGGGATACCCTTAAAGGTAAAACCATAGTGGCTAATTTTTGGGCTACCTGGTGCGGCCCATGCCTTCAGGAGAAACCTTTTTTAGAACAAGCACGCTTAGCACTTGAAAAAGAAGGCGTTGTATTTTTAACAATATCAGAAGAAGACACAACAACCATAGCCCAATATAAAAACCAAAAAAAATATGGGTTTACCTACCTGAAAAGTGATAATAATTTTAAGATGCTGGGCATTTTTAGTATTCCGCAAACTTATATTATAAACAAAGAAGGCAAGGTAATACACAGCCAGTTAGGTGGGCGCAACTGGGCAAACCCCGAAAGTTTAGACCTTATTAGGCAGGCATTGTAATTGCAAATTTATTTCTCGTTACTTGTTCGCCGAACTAATTCAGCTAATTTTTTAGGCGCAACCTCGCAAAAGGCAACGGTTAAGGCTTCTGCAAACAAATCTTCTTGTACGTTTTGCAGGGCTATTAAAGTCCAGCCTTGTTTACCCCACTTATTGTTTACGGCATAAACATTTGTTTTATCTGCCATCGAAAAAACGTTTTGGCAAATCTCTGATAGTTTAAGACATGCTATTTTATTAGTAGCATCGCAGGTGGCAAATATTTTCTTTTTTACCCTAAACGAAGTTTTCTCGAAATGTGGCTCTTCTGTTGTTTCCGGAAATGATAGTGCTAATTTCCGGAAGGTTTCAATAGATACCATATTTTGAGCTTGTTGTTTAAAACTAATTTATCAAATAGCTGCTTGTACGGCCTTAGCAACAATTGGTGCAACAGTAGTATCTAAAGTGGAGGGCAAAATACGGTCGGCGGTGGGGTTGGGTATGCAGTTAGCCAAGGCATAAGCGGCAGCTAATTTCATGGCGGGCGTTATATGCGTTGCGCCACCATCTAAAGCACCCCTAAAAATAGCCGGAAAAGCTAATACATTGTTTATCTGGTTTGGAAAATCGCTTCGCCCTGTACCGACTACGGCTGCGCCACCTGCAAAAGCATCGGCAGGCAATATTTCGGGGGTGGGGTTGGCCAAAGCAAACACTATAGGGTTTGGTGCCATGGTTCTAATATCTTCGCTTTGTAATAATCCGGGGCCGCTTACTCCAATAAACACATCGGCATATCTTAGGGCAAGACGCAAATCGCCATCAAACCTTTGTAAATTGGTATAGTTTAACAAATCTTGCTTTACCCAATTTAAGCCGCGTCTTTTGGGGCCAATAATACCTTGACTGTCGCAAACAATAATATCTTTAACGGGTGTACATGCAGACCCCGAATAACCCTGGCACGACAGCATTTTGGCAATAGCCACGCCGGCGGCACCCGCGCCGCATATTACAACACGTATATCTTGCATTTGTTTGTTGGTAACTTTAAGGGCGTTTATTAGTGCTGCCAACTGCACAATGGCTGTTCCGTGTTGGTCGTCATGGAAAACCGGGATGCCCAGGTCTTGTAGGGCATCTTCAATTACAAAACAGTTTGGTGCGGCTATATCTTCTAAGTTGATGCCGCCAAAAACCGGAGCTATCATTCGAACAGCTTTTATTATTTCATCCGGATTTGGGTTTTTGGGGTCGCTAACCTGCAAACAAATCGGAAAAGCATCAATATTGGCAAACTTTTTAAACAGTAAAGCTTTGCCTTCCATAACGGGTATGGCACCTAAGGCGCCAATATTGCCCAAGCCCAGCACCGCCGACCCATCGGTAACAACGGCAACCGTATTGTATTTAATAGTTAGCTCTTTGGCGAGGTTAGGGTTTTGCTGAATGCGCAAGCAAGGCTCGGCTACACCGGGCGTATAAGCTAACGATAAATCGTCTAAGGTATTAACTTGAATTTTGCTCCTTACTTCAATTTTGCCGTGGTATTGGCGGTGCATGTTTACCGAACGTTCGGCATAGTTTTCTGTCGTTATGGACATAAATTGGGTTGGTTAATTTAGCGTTCTTAAAAAATTATAAGTGTATAGACGTGCAACGCACTTGAGGGGGGCAAAAAATAAAAAAAGCAGCCTTTTATTTGCTAAGACTACTTAACTTAACGAGCATTTAAAAGTCGGGGTGACTGGATTTGAACCAGCGACCTCTTCGTCCCGAACGAAGCGCGCTACCAAGCTGCGCTACACCCCGTTTGTTTTTATTTTTTAGTGTCGGTGGTTTATTCGAACGGGCAAAGTTACGTTATTGTATTTTCATTTTCAAAAAAAAACTTGTGTAAATTTGCTCTATGAAACAAGTATCGGTTGTGGTCAAATTTTTAAGAGATGCATTAGTAAATTTTAGATGCGTTTTTACGTGTTTTTTCCTGCTTATTTCCGGATATGGTTCTTATTTTACCTATGCGTATAACCAATATCCAATACCAAATACCTATTTTTTGCCTAATCCACAAAGTGGTATTTGCGTAAACAATATGGCTGTTTATAGCTGTGCGCCCCAGTACAATGCGGATAGCCAGCAAGAAGAACAACAACATCATCAAGATTATTATTTTAATTATAACAATTATATTAACGTGTCTGACTGCCAGCTTTTAGAGGTATATTGGCTTAACGATAATAACCAACCTTATATCCACTGGGCCCTTGGCATGGACGGGCAACCTGTTGTGTATTATTATTCTTACTATCCGGATGGCTATTTACAATACCTTACCGCTTACAATCAATATGGGCAATGGCTAATGGAGTGGGGGTATCAATACGTTGTGCAACAAAATGCTTCTTCGGCACCTCAACTTAGCAGCATGTACCATAATATTGGCAATATTTTAGTTAGCTGTACCCAATACACCTACTTCAGACAGTCGGCTAATTACAACAAACCACAAATAGCCACTATACAAACCACTAATAGCCAAAACCCACAGCAAATTAATACCGAAACTTTTGTGTATAGCCATAATGGAGGCCGCGCTACCGCTACACTTACCAACCAAGATGGGCAACTACTAAACCGACAAGAAATTACTTACAACAAGCAAGGCAAAATAATCCGGAAAACCGGCACTACCGGCCCAATACAAACCTACACCTACACCCCATTCGACAGCTTACAACAAAAATTATTGCGCTCTTCGTTCCGCGGCGATACCCTTTACCACGAATTGCACACTTATAATAAGGCACAAGTAGTAACTAATAGCAGCCAATTAAAAACCAATCCTGCCGGATATAATTATAAGAACAAAGGGCTGCCACCTGCTAACTACGAAAAAAATTTTTACCACTACTATTACGATGGTTTTGGCTTGATACGCATGTTGTGGCCCGAGTTAAATGAGGCGCAAAATCAGCCTCCGGCTTTAATATATACCTGGACTTTGCGCTGAAATACTTTGTTTATAATATACAATCGTTAAGCGCACTAAGCGCACAAATTCTAAAAATTTAAAATAACAACCGTATTTGCTGGCCATTATTTTTTTGTTCGTTTTGAACTTGCTGTTGTTGGCTTAAATAGAGGTTAATTATTTTGGGAAAAGCATACTGACTTAGCTCATTATTAGGCATCTTTAGCCAATCGGCGGGCAGCAAATGCGTTTGAGGGTGCAGGGGCAACTCGTAAAAGCAGGCAAATACCGTTTGATGTGTTAGTTGTTGCCTAAAAATTGGCGATACCTGCCGAACTAACTGCAAAAAATTGTTTGGCAACCACTCCGGATGAAATTGGGTATGGCCTGTAAAACTTGTAAAATCATGTAATTGCCGCGTTTCAACCACCGGAAACTGCCATAAATCTTGCCAAATATCTTTACCTGTTCGTTTGTGTATAAGGGTTTGATCGTCATATTGCATGACAAAATAATGAAAAAACCTATCAGTACGTTGTATTTTTTTGGCTTTAACTGGCAGCCTGTTCACTTGGTTAGTTAAAAAGGCTTGGCAATGCGTTTGCAAAGGGCAGTTGTTGCAATTAGGATTTAAAGGCACACATTGCAGCGCACCAAAATCCATAATAGCTTGGTTAAAATGTGCAGGCGGCGCACCTTCTAATAAAATTTGGGCTGCCTGCGCAAATTGTTTTTTGCCCACTGTACTGTCAATGGGGGTTTCTATGCCCAAATAGCGCGCTAATACCCGGTAAACATTGCCATCAACAACAGCGTGGGGCAAATTATAAGCAAACGAGGCAATAGCTGCGGCGGTATAAGCACCTATCCCTTTTAATGCCAGCAGGCCATCATAAGTATCCGGAAAAACTCCTTGCAACTCGTTGGCAATAATACGCGCGGTTTGCAGTAAATTTCGTGCCCTTGAATAATAACCCAATCCCTCCCAAAGCCGCATTACTGCATCGGTGGGCATATTGGCCAAGTGGGTTAGGGTGGGGCAGGCTTCAATAAAACGCAAATAATATGGTAAGCCCTGCTCAACGCGGGTTTGTTGCAAAATTACCTCCGACAACCATATTAAATAGGGTCGGTTGTGTTTTTCCAAGGCAGGTTGCGTTTGTTTTGCGCCCACCATTGCAGTAAATCGGCAGTAAACCTATGCACAAAAAATAAAATAAAATTTTTATGGTTTATTTATCTTGATTTTAACCGTTTTAAAATCAATGTTAAAGATGGTTAGTTTTCAGTTGCCAATTGGGCAAGCTTACAAAAAAAATACAGTTAATTAATTAATTTTGCGCAAACAAGAAACAAGAAATAAAAAAAAATTATTCAAAAACTTTAATTAATAACACAAAGATACAGCTTATAGAGCCAATTTGAGACCTTAACTAATTTATTAGAAGGTGTATGAAATTCGTTAAACGCGAAAGGAGATGCTGCCCATCTGAACGTATTTAAACAATTTCCGGAAAAATAAGTATTGATAAAACACTTGAATCAAAATAGCACTTTCCGGATAAAACATAATCATTGTATTTAGCTTTTAAATTATAATACTTTATGGCCATTATTAATACCGACCTGTTTGAGCTAATAAAAGCCTTAGAACCTGCCGAAAAAGCTTATTTTAAACGATATGCCTACAAACAGCAAAGCAGCCAAACAACAAACCTTGATGCAAATTCAAAACAAAATCCTTATTTGCAACTTTTTGACGCTATTGATAAACAAACTGCCTACGATGAAGCAAAATTGCTGACAAAATTTGCCAAACAAAATTTTGCCAAACAATTCTCGGTGGCAAAAAATTATTTATATAATCTTATTTTAGACTGTCTTTGCGAGTACGACTCTAATCGCAGCAATTATACAAAAACGATAACCTTGTTTTTACAAGCCAATGCCTTAGAACGCCGCGAACTAAGTAAACACGCTGTAAAAAAGCTCGACAATGCCCGGAAAGCCGCACTCGAAAGCGATTTGCAACCCTTTGCCGCTCAAATATCATATGATGCTTACAAACAAACACCTGTTACACAAATTGACGAGCGGACGGAGTTAATAACAGCAGCCCGTTTAAATGCTTTGCAATTTGCCGAAGAAATGACCTTAAACGACCTTAACAACGAAATTTTCCGGATGCAGGCAGAAACAGGTCTGCACCTTCGCAACGAAGAAATGACAGCGCGCTTATCAACTATATTAAATCATCCTTTATTAAGCGCACCGCCAACCAATCTTAGTTTTGGCGCGCAATTGCTTTATCACCAAATTTATATGCAGGCATATTATATGCAGCAGCAACACCAGTTGGTATATCAACATGCCAGGCAGCGACTCGACTTGTTTTTAAACGATGCCAACAAGCAAAAACAACGCCCTACCGATTATTTTGTTAGTTTAGACTCGGTACTGATTTCATTACTATCAGACGGCAGCCAACTGGCCGAGTTTGATGTATTAATTGAGCAATTTCATAATTTACAGCAGCAGCATGCCGAAGTTCCTTTTCCCAAAAAACTGCAACGCTTAGCTTTTTCGAGGTATTACCAGTTTAGATTGGTGCGTTACGTCAATACCTACGAAATGGACAAGGCCCTGCCTTATGCCGCCGAGGTAATTTCGCGGTTAAATGAGTATAATTTTCAGCCTTCTATGGCTATTTTGTTTAGATTTAATGCTGCCTGTGTGTTTTTTTACAATGGCAAATACCCCGAAGCGCTTGATGCCGTCCTCGAAATAATTAACGACAAACAAGCCGAACAAGAAGCCGCCGACAATTATGCTTTTGCCAAAATTCTATTTTTACTTATTCATTTTGAGCTGGGCAACGACCTGCTGCTCGAAAATGCCGCCCGCTCGACTTACCGCTTTTTGCAAGGACGGCAGCGATTATTTAAAACCGAAGGACTTATTCTTAAATTTATCCGGAAAGCAATTGACCAACCCGATTTTAAACCAACTACTCCTTTGTATAAAGAACTGCATGACGAACTTAAAGCACTCCTCCAGGCCGAACCATCTGAACAAAGAGCCCTTACTTATTTTGAATTTATGTACTATTTAGAAAGCAAGATACAAGGTGTGCCGCTACCCCGTTATTTCGAACAACTTAGAAATCAGTTAGGTCAACAAAAAAACTAAACGCACCAAACCAAATGGGTACAAACAAATAAAACAAGAAAAAAAGCCACACTTAACAACAATTAGGTGTGGCTTTTCAAATTTTATCGGAGCAAGGTTAAATTCCCTTTAAGTATTTGCTCGCTGCCGTTTATGTTGTTGAAATAGTTAGCATAATAAACATATACACCGGCCGGTGCTTGGTTGCCGTTGGGCAATTGGCCGTTCCAGCCTTGTATAGGTTCGTTGGGCGTTGATGTAAATACTAACTGCCCCCAGCGATTATAAACTTGCCAGGTTAATTTAATCTCCGGATGATTGATTTTAGGCGCAAACACATCGCTCAAACCATCGTTATTTGGGCTAAACGCCGATGGAAACATTATTTTTATTGCTTGTTCAACGCTTACCAAAACAGTATCAGCACTTATACAGCCATTGGCGTTTGTTGCTGTAACAATATAGGTAGTAGTTTCGGTGGGTTGCACAATTGGTGCCTGGCAATTAGGGTCGCAAATTAGGGGCTCGCCGTTTGCTGTCCAGGTAAATACTGGCGTGTCGGCAAGTGGGGTGTTTACGGTAGTGGTGGTTAAAAGTACTTGTGCAGGCGGTATTATAGTAGTGTCGGCAATGGTTTGTACGGTTAAGGAAGATAAGGTGATATTTTTTTCAAAGAATGTTGTGCAGTCGGCTTGAGTTAAAATTAGGGTAACGGTAATTTGTCCGGAGCTATTTGCCCATTCCTCGTCCGGAATAGTTAATAAAAATGGTCCTTCGCCTTCTAAGGTTTGCCCCCACGAAGTTTGCCAACTAAAAATACTGCCCGGAGGAGCATAACCCGAAAAGTTAATTTGCAACTCTTCGCCGGGGCATAAGGCGTCGGGGGTTGTAAAACTGGCGTTCAGGGGCGAGTCTTTAAGTTCAACAAATAGGGTGTCTGAGGCAGTGCAACCTTGCTTGTCGGTTACTGTTACGGCATAAAATCCTGTTTGCGCTACCACCAAATTTGGCTCTGTGCTGCCATCGCTCCAAAGATATTGCTCGTATAAACCGGGGGTTACTATGGTAAAGTTCTTTAGGCCACACAACGAGGTGTCGGGGCCAAGATCGTAGGTTTGCGGTTGGTAGGTTAAGGTTATGCTTTTGCTATCGCTGCACCCTTGTTGGTTGGTAACTTTTAGGGTGTAAACAGTGGTTTGGTTAACAGTTGCAGTTGGGTTGGCAATATTGGGGTTGCTTAACCCAGTAGCTGGCGACCACTCGTAATAATAGTTTGATACGCCGGGGTTGCCCAACAACATACTAAACGGCAAACTGCAAAAATTAGTATCCGGAGGTAAGTTTATAGCTGGCGGTGCCTCTACATAAACGGTAATCGTATCGGAGGCCGAGCAGTTGTTTGGGAAAGTAGCAGTTACTACGTATTGCGTAGTGGTATCGGGGGTAGCTATTGGATTTGGAATGGTGGGGTCGTTTAAGCCCGTTGCAGGCGACCAAAGATAGTCGGCACTTTCTATGCTTGCCCACAGTTGAGCCGATTGTCCTTGGCAAATAGCTATGGCATCGCCGGTTTCAATATCTACTTTGTTTACAAACACGCGCACCGAGTCTAAATGGGCGCAATACTCGCAATTAAAAATGGCCACATAATAAGTAGTGGTGCTGTCGGGGCTGGCAGTTGGGTTGGGGCAGTCGGTACAGGTTAGCCCATCTGTTGGCCACCAGCGGTAGTGCATACCGCCACTTGCGCCAATATCAATGGTTTGACCTTGGCAAATGGCTACATTTTTCTTATCTACCTTGCCTTCGGCTTTTGTTAAGTGGAGTTCCAATTTAGGGCGCTTTGCCGGACTTGGGTGGTCGCTTGAGGCAAATGACCACGAGCGGTAAGTTTCTTCGGTTTGCAGCCTAAATAAAAAGCCATAGCCATCATCCGGATTATTAACTATGTCGGTAACCAAGGGCAACACATCCATATCTAACAAGTCTTGTGTTCCGTTTAGTTTTGCAATACTATATTGGTTGGTGGTGGTAGTAGGGGGTTGGTTATTCCACGTAACAGTGTATTCGTTCCAAGGGTCAATAACACGCTGAAGCCATGCTTCGTTTTCTCCGGCATGTTTGGTGTTTTGTGCTAACTCGGGGTAATACAAACTCAAATAGGCAGCTTTTAAATTGTCATCTAAACATACTAAGCCAAGGTCAAATTCAATTAACGAGCGCATAGTTCCGGGAATACCGCTCCATGTCCACGTCATAGCATAATTAAATGCCGCTTGACTATTGTTTACATTCAGTTGGTCTTGCCTGCTAAAAATATAGGCATCTTTACCTTTTACTGTTCCGGGTTGTAATACGTATTTGCAGTAATCTATATCATCAACTATAATTGATTTGGTAATTGTGTCCGAGCCGCAGCCGTTCGAGGCTACCAAAGTTACGTCATAGGTTCCGGATGTTTTATATTCGTAAACCGGATTTTCGATGGTATCGGTGGCGCCGTCGCCAAACCACCATTGATAGGTTTCGGCTTGATACGATTGGTTTAAAAAGTGAAAAGTAAATTGGTTTTGCACAATGGCAAACTCGGCAGATGGTTTTTGACAGGCAGTACAAAGCGAGTCGGTTGGGGTTAGTGGGGCATTATTTTGAACAATTTTGTCGGTACGATTGGCAAAGGCCGCAGGCGAGGCACTGGCGCTTAAATTTGTTTTATTTATACTAATAGTTTCAACGTTTGGAGATACTTCTGTGTATAAACATTCGGGGGTTATTGAGTCGTTTAGTTTAAGTAACAACAAATCGGTATCGTCCGTACCAAGGTTGGTTTGCCGCACTAACAAAGCCATTCCACAGTCGCCGGTAGCTGCTAAGTCATAAGTTTCTTCCGAGCCTTCTTTGCCGTAAATCTTAGCGGTTAATAAATTACCGTCTTCGTCAACGGTGGCAAAAAACACATCCGGAAGGCCATTATTGTAGCTTTGTGAGTTTCCGGATACAAAATAATTGCCATCGCAGGTTTTGCGAATACGGGTAAACGCTTCGCTATCTATTCCGCCATAAGTTTTAGCCCAAACTACGTCGCCATTGGTTTCGTTTATTTTTATTAGTAGCCCGTCGGTTTTGCCCGCGCCGTCGCTGTCGGTGCTACCTGCCAAAATAAACCCGCCGTTGGTAGCTGGAATAATATCGTTCAAATGCTCGTTTTCGGTATTGCCATACCCCCGCGACCAGTTTACTTTTCCTTGGCTGTCAACGTTTAACAAATAAATATCGTAGGTATTACCTGTTGTTTGAAAACCGCCACACACCAAATAACTGCCATCGGGCAGGGCAAGCAGCCTGCGCACATATTCGTTGTTTTGCATGTCGTAGGTTTGCATCCAAAGGGTGTTGCCGTTTTCGTCTAACTCGGTAGTAAATAAAGAGTAAACGCTATAGATGCCGGCACCCAAAAAATGCCCGTTTGGCAAAGGTATAATTTCGCCAAAATAGTCTGAAATGTCTTGTCCAAAGACGCGCTTCCAAAGCATATCGCCATTGGCGTTGGTACGCAATATCAAATTGTCGGCCCAGCCATCGGGGTTGTACGCTGTGTTAACGCCCCAAGCAAAATAGCCATCGTCATTTGGCATCGGAATTACGCCCGTTAAAATATCTTCTTTTACATCGCCGTAAGCGGTAGCCCACTCCATTGTGCCAAAGTTATCGGTTTTCACTATTAAGGCATCGTAATTACCCGCGCCAAAACTATAGGTAGTGCCTACGGTTACAAACCCGCAATCGGCGGTGGGGTATATAGCGTGGCCATAGTCGGCAAAATTACCACCGTAGGTTCTAGCAAAGGCAGTTGGCAGGGCACAACCGCCCTCAACAATTACGGTAGCACTACCACTTACAGTTCCTGTTGGGCAGTTGGCAGTACTTACAGATACTAAACTGTAGGTAGTGGTAGCTACGGGACTTACATTTAAAATTAAAGGATTTGTTTCGATATTGGTTAAGTCAAAATTAGTAGTACCATCAGTATAGGTTAAATTCCATGGTTTAGGACCTGTTAAATCAACACTTATAACAGCATTGTTGCCTAAATTTATGGTTGTCCCACCGTACATTGAAGCGGTTGGTGGCCCTATATGAATAATTTTTTCAAGCGTGTCGCAACCTAAATCATTACAGGATATTAGTTGTACAGCAAAGTCGCCATCGGTATTCCAAATAACTTGGGGGTTTTGCGTTGTGTCGGTAGCGGGCAGGCCATTGGTAAAAGTCCACTGCCCCAGTTGGGGTTGTGTATAGTTTTATCGGTAAACTGTATGGGCGTATTATTGCAGGTGGAGATGGGATTTGCCTCAAAATTGACGATAGGAGTAGTTATTAAACAAGCCGTAGCCAAATAGGCATCAATAAGGCCTGAACCTAATTTTCCGGAATAATCCGGATTGTTAATTGCATCAATATTAATTGCAGTTGTCAACAAACAGTTTTCGACATCATCGGGGGTTAAATCGTTATCGAAGCCCACTAATAAGGCGGCTAAACCTGCAACTAAGGGGCAAGCCATTGATGTGCCGTTGTTAAACCCATACGAAGTGAGGCTGCCTGCTAACGAGCTGTAAATATTTACACCCGGCGCCATTATATCTATACAAGTGCCATAATTTGAAAAATCGGCTTTTTGGTTGCCTTCATTAGTTGCCCCTACACTTATTATATGGTTGTAGCACGATGGGTAGCGAGGGTCGGTTGTGTTATCGTTTCCGGCGGCGGCAATTAAAATAATCCCTGCGTTATGGGCAAGGGTAAACATGTCTTGATAGGTTTGCGAGTACAACGACCCACCCCACGACATGCTAATAATATTTGCATTTGCTGCTATGGCGTAGGCAACCCCTTCGTAGGGGCTTTCAATAGCGGGCGGAAAAGGGGAGTTATTGGCTTTGCATTTTATGGGCAATATACGGGTATTAAATCCTAAGGAGGCAATGCCTGTATTATTATCAGTACTTGCGGCTGCTATACC
The sequence above is drawn from the Sphingobacteriales bacterium genome and encodes:
- a CDS encoding DNRLRE domain-containing protein, with the protein product MYGGTTINLGNNAVISVDLTGPKPWNLTYTDGTTNFDLTNIETNPLILNVSPVATTTYSLVSVSTANCPTGTVSGSATVIVEGGCALPTAFARTYGGNFADYGHAIYPTADCGFVTVGTTYSFGAGNYDALIVKTDNFGTMEWATAYGDVKEDILTGVIPMPNDDGYFAWGVNTAYNPDGWADNLILRTNANGDMLWKRVFGQDISDYFGEIIPLPNGHFLGAGIYSVYSLFTTELDENGNTLWMQTYDMQNNEYVRRLLALPDGSYLVCGGFQTTGNTYDIYLLNVDSQGKVNWSRGYGNTENEHLNDIIPATNGGFILAGSTDSDGAGKTDGLLIKINETNGDVVWAKTYGGIDSEAFTRIRKTCDGNYFVSGNSQSYNNGLPDVFFATVDEDGNLLTAKIYGKEGSEETYDLAATGDCGMALLVRQTNLGTDDTDLLLLKLNDSITPECLYTEVSPNVETISINKTNLSASASPAAFANRTDKIVQNNAPLTPTDSLCTACQKPSAEFAIVQNQFTFHFLNQSYQAETYQWWFGDGATDTIENPVYEYKTSGTYDVTLVASNGCGSDTITKSIIVDDIDYCKYVLQPGTVKGKDAYIFSRQDQLNVNNSQAAFNYAMTWTWSGIPGTMRSLIEFDLGLVCLDDNLKAAYLSLYYPELAQNTKHAGENEAWLQRVIDPWNEYTVTWNNQPPTTTTNQYSIAKLNGTQDLLDMDVLPLVTDIVNNPDDGYGFLFRLQTEETYRSWSFASSDHPSPAKRPKLELHLTKAEGKVDKKNVAICQGQTIDIGASGGMHYRWWPTDGLTCTDCPNPTASPDSTTTYYVAIFNCEYCAHLDSVRVFVNKVDIETGDAIAICQGQSAQLWASIESADYLWSPATGLNDPTIPNPIATPDTTTQYVVTATFPNNCSASDTITVYVEAPPAINLPPDTNFCSLPFSMLLGNPGVSNYYYEWSPATGLSNPNIANPTATVNQTTVYTLKVTNQQGCSDSKSITLTYQPQTYDLGPDTSLCGLKNFTIVTPGLYEQYLWSDGSTEPNLVVAQTGFYAVTVTDKQGCTASDTLFVELKDSPLNASFTTPDALCPGEELQINFSGYAPPGSIFSWQTSWGQTLEGEGPFLLTIPDEEWANSSGQITVTLILTQADCTTFFEKNITLSSLTVQTIADTTIIPPAQVLLTTTTVNTPLADTPVFTWTANGEPLICDPNCQAPIVQPTETTTYIVTATNANGCISADTVLVSVEQAIKIMFPSAFSPNNDGLSDVFAPKINHPEIKLTWQVYNRWGQLVFTSTPNEPIQGWNGQLPNGNQAPAGVYVYYANYFNNINGSEQILKGNLTLLR
- a CDS encoding S8 family serine peptidase, which gives rise to MYKNLLVIFYLCQTQLLMAMNYTWPCFDEPFVSVKTEKNFCSPENARKDPCSEENYCHYNVIPERNLPHQSGKIFVKISAQKAQKSEKATLKMANQYFKNLKKRFDEVKITQPFAALPQMANVWLIQISPDSQVPKLIHELEKLMFVAYAERVPNYQLYYTPNDPELPQQWHLPQVNAQQAWDISKGSTTTILAIVDDAVLLNHTDLIDNIYTNPNEIPNNNIDDDNNGYIDDVNGWDAADQDNNPNPPASATDTYFTHGTHCAGIAAASTDNNTGIASLGFNTRILPIKCKANNSPFPPAIESPYEGVAYAIAANANIISMSWGGSLYSQTYQDMFTLAHNAGIILIAAAGNDNTTDPRYPSCYNHIISVGATNEGNQKADFSNYGTCIDIMAPGVNIYSSLAGSLTSYGFNNGTSMACPLVAGLAALLVGFDNDLTPDDVENCLLTTAINIDAINNPDYSGKLGSGLIDAYLATACLITTPIVNFEANPISTCNNTPIQFTDKTIHNPNWGSGLLPMACPLPTQRKTPKLFGIPMATLLYN